The Microbacterium maritypicum genome contains a region encoding:
- the leuD gene encoding 3-isopropylmalate dehydratase small subunit: protein MEKFTTHTGIAAPLKRSNVDTDQIIPAVFLKRVTKTGFEDALFHAWRQDPDFVLNQTAFHGASVLLAGSDFGTGSSREHAVWALRDFGFKVVLSPRFADIFRGNSGKQGLLAATISEEDLERFWAEIDRNPGVQMTVDLEARTASIGDVQAEIGIDDYTRWRLLEGLDDIGLTLRNEDKIAQFEARRESWRPRTLPVQ, encoded by the coding sequence ATGGAGAAGTTCACCACTCACACCGGTATCGCCGCTCCGCTGAAGCGTTCGAACGTCGACACCGATCAGATCATCCCTGCGGTGTTCCTCAAGCGCGTCACCAAGACCGGATTCGAGGACGCGCTGTTCCATGCATGGCGCCAGGATCCCGATTTCGTGCTCAACCAGACAGCGTTCCACGGGGCCTCCGTGCTCCTGGCCGGCTCCGATTTCGGCACCGGTTCGAGCCGCGAACACGCGGTGTGGGCGTTGCGTGACTTCGGCTTCAAAGTCGTGCTGAGCCCGCGCTTCGCCGACATCTTCCGGGGCAATTCGGGCAAGCAGGGGCTGCTCGCCGCGACGATCTCGGAAGAGGATCTCGAGCGGTTCTGGGCCGAGATCGACCGGAATCCCGGGGTCCAGATGACCGTCGACCTCGAGGCGCGCACCGCCTCGATCGGTGACGTCCAGGCCGAGATCGGGATCGACGATTACACTAGATGGCGGCTCCTCGAAGGGCTCGATGACATCGGGCTCACGCTGCGCAACGAAGACAAGATCGCGCAGTTCGAGGCCCGTCGCGAGTCGTGGCGGCCCCGAACCCTTCCCGTTCAGTAG
- the murA gene encoding UDP-N-acetylglucosamine 1-carboxyvinyltransferase — MTTPVRDALPDGVPALTGDVLAIRGGRPLRGRVDVKGAKNLATKAMVASLLGETVSTLRDVPAISDVAVVRSLLEVHGVRVSEGDEPGSLVFDPSDVESAHFEQIDAHAGASRIPILFCGPLLHRLGQAFIPDLGGCRIGDRPIDFHLDALRKFGAIVEKLPSGIRLSTGGSRLHGANIHLPYPSVGATEQVLLTAVRAEGVTELRNAAIEPEIMDLIAVLQKMGAIISYEPNRVIVIEGVEKLRGYDHRSIFDRNEAASWASAALATDGEIFVGGAKQQEMLTFLNIFRKAGGWFDIQEDGIMFRRDGEIKPVVIETDVHPGFMTDWQQPLVVALTQAHGRSVVHETVYENRMGFTDALVKMGADIVVHPRGLQDGPRRVPRRDLEQAAVITGPTPLHGADIVVPDLRGGYSHVIAALTATGESKVSGVDILSRGYEKFLAKLDALGADFDVIR, encoded by the coding sequence ATGACGACACCTGTGCGCGACGCTCTTCCGGACGGAGTCCCTGCACTCACCGGAGACGTCCTCGCCATTCGAGGCGGACGCCCGCTTCGCGGTCGGGTCGACGTCAAGGGGGCGAAGAACCTGGCGACGAAGGCCATGGTCGCCTCGCTCCTCGGCGAGACCGTGAGCACCCTGCGCGACGTACCGGCGATCAGCGATGTCGCCGTCGTGCGCTCGCTGCTCGAGGTGCACGGTGTGCGTGTGTCCGAAGGCGATGAGCCCGGTTCGCTGGTGTTCGACCCGAGCGACGTGGAATCCGCGCACTTCGAGCAGATCGACGCTCACGCCGGTGCCTCGCGCATTCCGATCCTCTTCTGCGGCCCGCTGCTGCACCGTCTCGGTCAGGCGTTCATCCCCGACCTCGGTGGATGCCGCATCGGTGACCGCCCCATCGACTTCCACCTGGACGCTCTGCGCAAGTTCGGTGCGATCGTCGAGAAGCTCCCCAGCGGCATCCGCCTCTCCACGGGGGGAAGCCGCCTGCACGGGGCGAACATCCACCTCCCGTACCCCAGCGTCGGCGCCACCGAGCAGGTGCTCCTCACGGCCGTGCGCGCCGAGGGCGTCACGGAGCTGCGCAACGCCGCCATCGAGCCCGAGATCATGGACCTGATCGCCGTGCTGCAGAAGATGGGCGCGATCATCTCCTACGAGCCGAACCGCGTCATCGTGATCGAGGGCGTCGAGAAGCTCCGCGGCTACGACCACCGGTCGATCTTCGACCGCAACGAGGCCGCGTCCTGGGCCTCCGCCGCGCTCGCGACCGATGGCGAGATCTTCGTCGGCGGCGCGAAGCAGCAGGAGATGCTCACCTTCCTCAACATCTTCCGCAAGGCCGGCGGCTGGTTCGACATCCAGGAAGACGGCATCATGTTCCGTCGCGACGGCGAGATCAAGCCCGTCGTGATCGAGACCGACGTGCACCCCGGCTTCATGACGGACTGGCAGCAGCCTCTCGTCGTCGCCCTGACTCAGGCGCACGGCCGTTCCGTGGTGCACGAGACCGTGTACGAGAACCGCATGGGCTTCACCGACGCGCTGGTCAAGATGGGCGCCGACATCGTCGTGCACCCCCGAGGCCTCCAGGACGGTCCGCGTCGTGTTCCGCGTCGCGACCTCGAGCAGGCTGCGGTCATCACCGGTCCGACGCCGTTGCACGGCGCCGACATCGTGGTTCCCGACCTGCGCGGTGGCTACAGCCACGTGATCGCGGCGCTGACGGCCACCGGCGAGTCGAAGGTGTCCGGTGTCGACATCCTCAGCCGCGGCTACGAGAAGTTCCTCGCCAAGCTCGACGCGCTCGGCGCCGACTTCGACGTCATCCGGTGA